The window AGGGGCGAGGAGCCGCTCAAGCACGTCGAATTCGGAAAGCTCGCCAGGGAAAAGATGGAGAAGATGGGCATGCCCGACAGCCTCCTCAAGCGCTCGGTGAACGAAGGGTTCTCCGGCGGCGAAAAGAAACGGAACGAAATATTCCAGATGCAGATTCTGGAACCTAAACTAGCTATACTCGACGAGACGGATTCCGGGCTCGACATCGACGCCCTCAAGATCGTCTCCGACGGCGTTAACGCCCTAAGAAGCCCCGAAAGATCGTTCCTCGTCATAACGCACTACCAGAGGCTCCTGAACTATATCGTGCCCGACTTCGTCCACGTCCTCGTGGGCGGCCGCATCGTCAAATCGGGCGGAAAGGAGCTCGCCCTCGAGCTCGAAGACAGGGGCTATAGCTGGGTCGAGGAAGAAGCCCGGCAGGCCGTCAACAACTAGGGAGAAGGCACTTTCATGGACATCACTTTAAACACAAACGGCGGCTACCGGGAAGGGTACGAGGAATTCAAAAAAGACGCGACGGGTAAGGGCCTCGCGTGGCTCGAAGCCATACGCGAAGAGGGCATAGCCCGGTTCTCCGAGCTCGGCTTCCCGACGCCGGCGGACGAAGACTGGCGCTTCACCAACGTAGCGCCCATAGCCAGGACGCCGTTCAGCATAATACGTAACGGGCACGAAAAGCTTTCGCCCCGCGCGCTAAAGCCCTACGAGTTCCCGGGGCTCGAAACGATAGACCTCGTCTTCGTTGACGGGGCGTATTCCGAGGAGCTGTCGAAGACAGGCACACTGCCCGGGGGGGTAAGGGTGGAGAACCTCGCCCGCGCCCTCGAAACGGACGAGGATCTCGTAAAGAAGCACCTCTCGGCCTACGCCGATTTTACCGACGAGGCTTTCACGGCGCTCAACGCCGCCTTCATGGAAGACGGCGGCTTCGTATACGTGCCCCGGGGCGTCAGGCTGGAGAAGCCCGTACACCTCCTCTTCGTCACCACGAAGCGGGACAAGGCGACGATAGAAAACCCCAGGAACCTGATAATAGTCGAAGACAACGGGGGCGCCGAGGTCGTCGAGCAGTACGTCTCCCTCGACGAGAGCGTATACTTTTCCAACGTCGTAACGGAGCTCGTCGCCGGCGAGAACAGCTCCGTCGGACACTACCTCATCGAAATGGAGAGCAGGAAGGCTTTTAACGTCTCGACCCTCCGGGCCGAGCAGAAGAGGAG is drawn from Thermodesulfobacteriota bacterium and contains these coding sequences:
- the sufC gene encoding Fe-S cluster assembly ATPase SufC, whose translation is MLEIKNLHVKVGDQEILKGLDLTINTGEVHSIMGPNGSGKSTLAQVLAGRESYEVTEGEILFEGKDLLELAPEERAGEGIFLAFQYPVEIPGVANTYLLREALNAVRKYRGEEPLKHVEFGKLAREKMEKMGMPDSLLKRSVNEGFSGGEKKRNEIFQMQILEPKLAILDETDSGLDIDALKIVSDGVNALRSPERSFLVITHYQRLLNYIVPDFVHVLVGGRIVKSGGKELALELEDRGYSWVEEEARQAVNN
- the sufD gene encoding Fe-S cluster assembly protein SufD codes for the protein MDITLNTNGGYREGYEEFKKDATGKGLAWLEAIREEGIARFSELGFPTPADEDWRFTNVAPIARTPFSIIRNGHEKLSPRALKPYEFPGLETIDLVFVDGAYSEELSKTGTLPGGVRVENLARALETDEDLVKKHLSAYADFTDEAFTALNAAFMEDGGFVYVPRGVRLEKPVHLLFVTTKRDKATIENPRNLIIVEDNGGAEVVEQYVSLDESVYFSNVVTELVAGENSSVGHYLIEMESRKAFNVSTLRAEQKRSSNIRSHSVLLGGALVRNNVHPVLGGEGCDSLINGLYMSTGRQHMDNYMKVEHKSPHCDSRQFYNGVLDGRSRGVFHGRIIVHKDAQKTDAKQTNRNLLLSDNAQIDTKPQLEIYADDVKCTHGATIGQMDENAIFYLRSRGIPHEAARDVILSAFTNGTIESMHVKEIREYCENLLAEWFTQRKLAEKG